Proteins encoded in a region of the Gemmatimonadota bacterium genome:
- a CDS encoding amino acid ABC transporter permease, which translates to MSIPDRGKRRFRPTRLDGILLVGLVLAAGWLWYRSAIGVAYRWDWPQALSTVFASGEAGETPFFLTGIYATLRLSAWGAVLATILGVLIGVGRYSGVRTLRMFCGTYIQILRNIPPLVFIFIFYFFISSQLMPLLGLDALFNRPAEEASGWQRFLFGPPALWENLISGVLCISFISAAYIAEVVRAGLAAIPRGQWEAGESLGIPVLDRYRYVIFPQALARIASPLAGQYISLVKDSSIVSLISVQELTFVGSEIANSSGLLFEVWLLVAFVYFLLCLSLSVLLRRVERRVTRHFHQFA; encoded by the coding sequence ATGTCAATACCCGATCGCGGGAAGAGAAGATTCCGGCCGACCCGGCTGGACGGGATACTGCTGGTTGGATTGGTTCTGGCGGCCGGCTGGCTGTGGTACCGCTCGGCCATTGGCGTGGCGTACCGCTGGGACTGGCCCCAGGCGCTTTCGACCGTATTCGCGTCCGGGGAAGCCGGCGAGACGCCCTTTTTCCTGACGGGGATATACGCGACCCTGCGGCTGAGCGCCTGGGGAGCGGTGCTGGCTACCATCCTGGGCGTCTTGATCGGCGTGGGAAGATACTCCGGCGTGCGCACCCTGCGGATGTTCTGCGGGACCTACATCCAGATCCTCCGCAACATCCCGCCCCTGGTGTTCATCTTCATCTTCTACTTCTTCATCAGCAGCCAGCTTATGCCCCTGCTCGGACTGGACGCCCTGTTCAACCGGCCCGCGGAAGAAGCGTCGGGATGGCAGCGTTTCCTCTTCGGTCCGCCGGCGCTCTGGGAGAATCTGATCTCCGGCGTGCTGTGCATATCCTTCATCAGCGCGGCGTACATCGCGGAAGTCGTCCGAGCCGGCCTGGCCGCCATCCCCCGGGGACAGTGGGAAGCCGGGGAAAGCCTGGGCATACCGGTCCTGGACCGTTACCGCTACGTCATCTTTCCCCAGGCGCTGGCGCGCATCGCCTCGCCACTGGCGGGCCAGTACATTTCCCTGGTGAAGGACTCTTCCATCGTCTCGCTCATCTCCGTCCAGGAACTGACCTTCGTCGGCTCGGAGATCGCCAATTCGAGCGGGCTGCTTTTCGAGGTGTGGCTGCTGGTGGCCTTCGTGTACTTCCTCCTCTGCCTGTCCCTGTCCGTCCTGCTGAGGCGGGTGGAACGGCGCGTGACCCGGCACTTTCACCAGTTTGCGTAG
- a CDS encoding FAD-dependent oxidoreductase yields MIRDSYWLDMPYTPSDPLSGDLDVDVVVIGGGVTGVTGALFLAEGGARVAVLERREIASGATGRNGGFMLAGTHEYYVEAVEELTDLYGTDGRDMAREAWTIALENHDLMAGLMKKYDIQCDYYRHGSYVVAMKRPDRGSHADPLERIIQSYNLLREDGFEVEYLDEDRLYDLKRSPLLAGALWNRFDGELHPVKYVRGLASAASGLGVRFFEYTPVNGVERFGGGSIRNGRGAVVSKPGGLLVHTPGGRIRTQHVLLGMNAYTPQLDARYERRIIPHRGQVFTTEPATERLFNGVFYANDGWDFWRQLHDGPGEGGRLLFGGGRNHHVRAERGFHFIRRRGRPIRTYRGYKEQPTRAVQRSNDRAFNGIFPYLAGLGRTHRWGGVMGFSYDSSPFVGETETPGVHIVAGFTGRGNAYATVAARIVSDRLLGRPSSVEHQFETVKKVFDPLRGGIDAENRRR; encoded by the coding sequence ATGATCCGTGATTCCTACTGGCTGGACATGCCCTACACGCCCTCGGATCCCCTGTCCGGGGACCTGGACGTGGACGTCGTCGTTATCGGCGGCGGCGTGACGGGGGTGACCGGCGCCCTGTTCCTGGCCGAAGGCGGCGCGCGCGTGGCGGTGCTTGAACGCCGCGAGATCGCTTCGGGCGCGACGGGCCGCAACGGGGGGTTCATGCTGGCGGGGACCCACGAGTACTATGTCGAGGCCGTGGAGGAATTGACGGATCTGTACGGAACGGACGGCAGGGACATGGCGCGGGAGGCGTGGACGATCGCCCTTGAGAACCATGATCTCATGGCCGGTCTCATGAAGAAGTACGACATACAGTGCGACTACTACCGGCACGGCAGCTACGTGGTGGCGATGAAGCGGCCGGACCGCGGTTCTCACGCGGACCCCCTGGAACGGATCATCCAATCGTACAACCTCCTCCGGGAGGATGGTTTCGAGGTGGAGTATCTGGACGAGGACAGACTCTACGACCTCAAGCGCAGCCCCCTGCTCGCCGGCGCCCTGTGGAACCGGTTCGACGGGGAACTCCACCCGGTCAAGTACGTGCGCGGTCTCGCCAGCGCCGCAAGCGGACTGGGCGTCCGGTTCTTCGAGTATACGCCGGTTAACGGAGTCGAGCGGTTCGGTGGTGGATCGATCCGGAATGGCCGCGGCGCGGTGGTTTCAAAGCCCGGAGGTCTCCTGGTCCACACCCCAGGCGGACGGATCAGGACGCAGCACGTGCTGCTGGGCATGAACGCCTACACGCCCCAGCTCGATGCCCGATATGAAAGACGCATCATCCCCCACCGGGGACAGGTTTTCACGACGGAGCCCGCCACAGAGCGCCTGTTCAACGGGGTCTTCTACGCCAACGATGGCTGGGATTTCTGGCGGCAGTTGCACGACGGACCCGGCGAAGGCGGCCGGCTGCTCTTCGGCGGCGGGCGGAATCACCACGTCCGCGCCGAAAGGGGGTTTCACTTTATCCGGCGCAGGGGCCGGCCGATCAGGACGTACAGGGGATACAAGGAACAGCCTACGCGGGCGGTCCAGAGGTCGAACGACCGGGCGTTCAACGGCATCTTCCCCTACCTTGCCGGTCTCGGCCGCACCCACCGCTGGGGCGGCGTCATGGGATTCTCCTACGACAGCAGCCCCTTCGTCGGCGAGACGGAAACGCCCGGCGTCCACATCGTCGCCGGTTTCACGGGCCGGGGCAATGCTTACGCCACGGTGGCGGCGCGTATAGTCAGCGACCGGTTGCTGGGAAGGCCTTCAAGCGTGGAGCACCAGTTTGAAACGGTGAAGAAGGTCTTCGACCCGCTCCGCGGCGGAATCGACGCGGAGAACCGGCGCCGCTGA